Proteins encoded within one genomic window of Camelina sativa cultivar DH55 chromosome 19, Cs, whole genome shotgun sequence:
- the LOC104766023 gene encoding dof zinc finger protein DOF3.1-like isoform X1, with protein MQDPAAYYQTMMAKQQQPQFAEQEQLKCPRCDSLNTKFCYYNNYNLSQPRHFCKNCRRYWTKGGALRNVPVGGGSRKNATKRSTTSSSSSPPSSNTNKKTKTPDPDLEPRNQQNPELDPTRMLYGFPIGDQDVKGMEIGGSFSSLLASNMQLGLGGGIMLDGSGWDHPGMGMGLGLRRSEPGSNNNPWTDLAMNRVEKN; from the coding sequence atgCAGGATCCAGCAGCTTATTACCAAACGATGATggcaaaacaacaacaaccacaattTGCAGAGCAAGAACAGCTAAAGTGTCCACGCTGTGACTCACTGAACACCAAATTCTGttactacaacaactacaacCTGTCGCAGCCTCGTCACTTTTGCAAAAACTGCCGTCGTTACTGGACTAAAGGAGGAGCTCTACGTAACGTCCCCGTCGGTGGTGGTTCTCGCAAGAACGCTACCAAACGATCcaccacttcttcctcttcttctcctccttcttccaACACAAACAAGAAGACGAAAACCCCGGATCCGGATCTTGAGCCACGTAATCAACAAAACCCGGAGTTGGATCCGACCCGGATGCTTTACGGGTTCCCGATCGGTGACCAAGACGTGAAAGGTATGGAGATTGGTGGGAGCTTCAGCTCGCTTTTGGCTTCTAATATGCAGCTTGGTCTTGGAGGAGGGATCATGCTTGACGGGTCCGGTTGGGATCATCCTGGTATGGGTATGGGTTTGGGTTTGAGGAGGTCCGAACCAGGTAGTAATAATAACCCATGGACCGATCTTGCTATGAACAGAGTGGAGAAAAACTGA
- the LOC104766023 gene encoding dof zinc finger protein DOF3.1-like isoform X2 produces MQDPAAYYQTMMAKQQQPQFAEQEQLKCPRCDSLNTKFCYYNNYNLSQPRHFCKNCRRYWTKGGALRNVPVGGGSRKNATKRSTTSSSSSPPSSNTNKKTKNPDPDLDPRNQQNPELDPTRMLYGFPIGDQDVKGMEIGGSFSSLLASNMQFGLGGGIMLDGSGWDHPGMGMGLGLRRSEPGSNNNPWTDLAMNRVEKN; encoded by the exons atgCAGGATCCAGCAGCTTATTACCAAACGATGATggcaaaacaacaacaaccacaattTGCAGAGCAAGAACAGCTAAAGTGTCCACGCTGTGACTCACTGAACACCAAATTCTGttactacaacaactacaacCTGTCGCAGCCTCGTCACTTTTGCAAAAACTGCCGTCGTTACTGGACTAAAGGAGGAGCTCTACGTAACGTCCCCGTCGGTGGTGGTTCTCGCAAGAACGCTACCAAACGATCcaccacttcttcctcttcttct CCTCCTTCTTCCAACACAAACAAGAAGACTAAAAACCCGGATCCGGATCTTGATCCACGTAATCAACAAAACCCGGAGTTGGATCCGACCCGGATGCTTTACGGGTTCCCGATCGGTGACCAAGACGTGAAAGGTATGGAGATTGGTGGGAGCTTCAGCTCGCTTTTGGCTTCTAATATGCAGTTTGGTCTTGGAGGAGGGATCATGCTTGACGGGTCCGGTTGGGATCATCCTGGTATGGGTATGGGTTTGGGTTTGAGGAGGTCCGAACCAGGTAGTAATAATAACCCATGGACCGATCTTGCTATGAACAGAGTGGAGAAAAACTGA